The Pantoea sp. At-9b genome includes a window with the following:
- the tssH gene encoding type VI secretion system ATPase TssH — MEHQSAVLLRHLNPFCARALEGAASLCQSRAHAEITPEHWLLKLLETGEGDLTVIARRYAWDMEAIWQSLLRYLDTQPRTVRSNPALSARLQHLLKQGWLCASLENESTQIRTLHLLMALADTPTLLECDELWPLLTLGKTQLERLCPLLEEQSEERVRPLEMFSAAAVSPPSAANSDGHPAVLERFTLDLTARARAGQIDPVFGRDNEIRQMVDILARRRKNNPILVGEPGVGKTALVEGLALRIVQGNVPDSLKLVSIRTLEPGLLQAGAGVKGEFEQRLKNIITAVQRSPHPVLLFIDEAHTLIGAGNPAGSADAANLLKPALARGELRTIAATTWSEYKQYFERDAALERRFQRVQIDEPDDETACQMLRGLKSRYAQHHGVYISDEAVRAAVTLSRRYLVGRQLPDKAVDLLDTASAQVRMSLDTVPESLTRLRAQIAALEMEQQALLEDCAVGHYDGNNRLAETRQFIRQRHDELAAIEARYQQEKALTEQLLACRRDPSREQEIAALHDRLVKIQQTTPLLALDVDARTVAQVVADWTGIPHALLMKDEQNELLRLDAVLAQRIVGQDHALHAIAQRLRATKTGLAAENGPQGVFLLVGSSGTGKTETALALADTLYGGPRSLITLNLSEYQEAHTVSQLKGSPPGYVGYGQGGILTEAVRKRPYSVVLLDEVEKAHRDVLNLFYQVFDRGFMRDGEGREIDFRHTVILMTSNLGSDQLMQQLAQQPDASDADLQERLRPLLRDHFQPALLARFQTVIYRPLAPAAMRTIVAMKLEQVSQRLVRHYGIRTHLEESLYEALTHACLLPDTGARNIDSLLNQQILPVLSQQLLTLIAAGGKPASLTLGWDEEQGIVLSLQEHSNDVAGELKHQPTV, encoded by the coding sequence ATGGAACATCAGTCCGCCGTTCTGCTGCGACATCTCAACCCTTTCTGCGCCCGAGCGCTCGAAGGCGCAGCTTCTTTATGTCAGAGCCGCGCTCACGCGGAAATCACCCCCGAACATTGGCTGCTGAAGTTGCTGGAAACCGGCGAAGGCGATCTGACGGTGATTGCCCGTCGTTATGCGTGGGATATGGAGGCTATCTGGCAATCGTTATTGCGCTATCTGGACACACAGCCACGCACCGTGCGCAGCAATCCCGCGCTTTCCGCACGCTTGCAACACTTGCTAAAACAAGGCTGGCTGTGCGCGTCACTGGAAAATGAAAGCACACAAATTCGGACACTCCATTTGCTGATGGCGCTGGCGGATACCCCGACGCTGCTGGAGTGTGATGAACTCTGGCCGTTACTGACGCTGGGTAAAACGCAACTTGAACGCTTGTGTCCGCTGCTTGAGGAACAGTCTGAAGAACGAGTCAGGCCACTTGAGATGTTCAGTGCGGCTGCTGTATCGCCACCCTCTGCGGCAAATAGCGATGGCCATCCGGCGGTGCTGGAACGCTTTACCCTTGATCTCACGGCCCGCGCGCGTGCAGGTCAAATCGACCCGGTTTTTGGCCGTGACAATGAAATTCGTCAGATGGTGGATATCCTGGCTCGTCGGCGTAAAAACAACCCAATCCTGGTGGGGGAACCCGGCGTGGGGAAAACTGCGCTGGTGGAAGGCTTGGCGCTGCGTATCGTTCAGGGGAATGTGCCAGACAGCCTGAAGTTGGTGAGCATTCGCACGCTTGAGCCGGGGCTGCTCCAGGCGGGAGCCGGGGTCAAAGGCGAGTTTGAGCAGCGACTGAAAAATATTATCACCGCCGTACAGCGCTCACCCCATCCGGTGCTGCTGTTTATTGACGAAGCCCATACCCTGATCGGTGCAGGTAATCCGGCGGGCAGTGCCGATGCGGCCAATCTTCTGAAACCGGCACTGGCGCGAGGTGAACTACGCACCATCGCGGCCACCACCTGGAGTGAATACAAACAATATTTCGAGCGCGATGCTGCGCTGGAGCGGCGTTTTCAGCGTGTGCAGATCGATGAACCTGACGATGAAACCGCCTGCCAGATGTTACGAGGTCTGAAGTCTCGCTATGCACAACACCACGGTGTCTACATTTCCGACGAAGCGGTGCGGGCAGCGGTCACCCTCTCGCGGCGTTATTTGGTGGGGCGTCAGTTACCGGATAAAGCCGTTGATCTGCTGGACACCGCCAGTGCGCAGGTCCGAATGAGTCTGGACACCGTACCGGAATCACTCACCCGACTCAGGGCACAGATCGCTGCTCTGGAAATGGAGCAACAGGCGCTGCTGGAGGATTGTGCGGTCGGCCATTATGACGGCAATAACCGTTTGGCCGAAACCCGGCAGTTTATCCGACAGCGGCATGATGAGCTTGCGGCAATAGAAGCGCGTTATCAGCAGGAAAAAGCGCTGACGGAGCAGTTGCTGGCCTGCCGCCGCGACCCTTCACGGGAGCAGGAGATTGCTGCCTTACACGATCGGCTGGTGAAGATTCAGCAGACGACGCCGCTGCTGGCGCTGGATGTGGACGCACGCACGGTGGCACAGGTAGTTGCCGACTGGACCGGCATCCCGCACGCCTTATTGATGAAAGATGAGCAGAACGAACTACTGAGGCTGGACGCCGTCCTGGCCCAACGGATTGTCGGGCAGGATCACGCGCTGCATGCGATTGCGCAGCGGCTGCGCGCGACGAAAACCGGTCTCGCTGCGGAAAATGGACCACAGGGGGTATTCCTGCTGGTGGGCAGCAGCGGCACAGGAAAAACCGAAACTGCGCTGGCGCTGGCAGATACCCTCTACGGCGGGCCACGGTCGCTGATTACCCTTAACCTCAGCGAATATCAGGAGGCGCATACCGTCAGTCAGCTCAAAGGTTCACCGCCCGGCTACGTCGGCTATGGTCAGGGCGGCATCCTGACGGAAGCCGTGCGTAAACGCCCCTACAGCGTGGTGCTGTTGGATGAAGTGGAAAAGGCGCACCGCGATGTGTTGAATCTGTTTTATCAGGTGTTTGATCGCGGTTTTATGCGTGATGGTGAAGGGCGTGAGATCGATTTTCGTCACACCGTTATTCTGATGACCTCCAATCTCGGCAGCGACCAACTGATGCAGCAGTTGGCGCAACAACCTGACGCCAGTGATGCTGATTTACAGGAACGACTACGTCCGTTGCTGCGTGACCATTTCCAGCCCGCGCTGTTGGCACGTTTCCAGACGGTGATATACCGGCCGCTGGCTCCGGCAGCGATGCGCACCATCGTTGCCATGAAGCTGGAACAGGTTAGCCAACGGCTGGTTCGTCATTATGGCATCCGTACCCACCTTGAAGAGAGCCTGTATGAGGCGCTCACCCATGCCTGTCTGCTGCCGGATACCGGTGCCCGCAACATCGATAGCCTGCTGAACCAACAGATTCTCCCGGTGCTGAGCCAACAACTGTTGACGCTGATCGCCGCCGGAGGCAAACCCGCAAGCCTGACATTGGGCTGGGATGAGGAGCAGGGCATCGTGCTGTCGTTGCAGGAGCACAGCAACGATGTGGCAGGTGAGCTAAAGCATCAACCCACGGTTTGA
- a CDS encoding Hcp family type VI secretion system effector, producing MAIPVYLWLKDDGGMDIKGSVEAEHREGSVEVVAMKHQVHIPTDGNTGKVTGTRVHAPLQFTKAIDSSSPYLYKAVTTGQTLKSAELKWYLIDSGGNEVEYFNTRLENVKVVKVSPLMHDIKDPAKEQHNHLEEIELRYEKITWTFKEGNLVHSDEWNTRTVAVAG from the coding sequence ATGGCGATTCCAGTTTATCTGTGGCTGAAAGACGACGGCGGCATGGATATTAAAGGTTCGGTTGAGGCCGAGCATCGGGAGGGAAGCGTAGAGGTCGTGGCCATGAAACATCAGGTCCACATTCCTACCGATGGGAATACCGGCAAGGTGACGGGCACCCGCGTCCATGCCCCTTTGCAGTTTACCAAAGCGATCGACTCCTCCAGTCCGTATCTCTACAAAGCGGTCACCACCGGCCAGACGCTGAAGAGCGCCGAGCTTAAGTGGTATCTCATTGATAGCGGAGGTAATGAGGTGGAGTACTTCAATACCCGGCTGGAAAACGTCAAGGTGGTGAAGGTTAGCCCCCTGATGCATGACATCAAAGATCCCGCCAAAGAGCAGCACAATCATCTGGAAGAGATTGAGCTGCGCTACGAAAAAATCACCTGGACCTTCAAAGAGGGCAACCTTGTTCATTCTGATGAGTGGAACACGCGAACGGTTGCTGTCGCTGGCTAA
- a CDS encoding OmpA family protein: MSSVPQRIKRGWAAKHRPHSALSFVRALPEESYRLPVVLYCGDDAQGWPEQEAVRLVPQGCWIHIKASRELQHVLRQLLLSRPGWGGQIAICVSVNPQQHTQLAAVENQLHELRWQIAMLRREVQLALPLLLTMRVAGNITLTTQPLWQVSVVGAGTQIWYEGQAPQSIEQWLAQADSRVLQQQILFNALDCGFSQRVLGFFTADHPDVAPVAPHAMLCALQATLTQQQTDSLWQQGLSGCTTLRSVTGWSANHGESVQPDFILPLLPRGRTVSPVRRAVLPVLTSFLVLVFIALSYSAWNNQVLIHRIAFDLAHYHRIAMVDAGPKAAAVALLREDAAQLNQWARQGEPFSLGMGLYRGERLHLPVLDAIRSWQPPPSHPLAPQPQATIAQLDSLALFDSGKAELKPGSTKMLIKALVGIRAKPGWLIVISGHTDNTGDPAFNQQLSLQRAEAVRNWMRDTGAIAESCFAVQGYGVSRPLVTNDTPEGRATNRRVDIRLVPQADACLEPDDTLLSSRDGDSNQHLTE; the protein is encoded by the coding sequence ATGAGCAGCGTGCCGCAGCGCATTAAGAGAGGATGGGCCGCGAAACATCGCCCACATTCCGCCTTATCATTCGTCAGGGCGCTGCCCGAAGAGAGTTATCGTCTGCCGGTGGTGTTGTACTGCGGCGATGATGCGCAGGGCTGGCCGGAGCAGGAAGCCGTCCGGCTGGTGCCACAGGGATGCTGGATACACATCAAAGCCAGTCGCGAGCTACAACATGTATTACGCCAATTGCTGCTATCGCGTCCTGGCTGGGGAGGCCAGATCGCCATCTGTGTCAGTGTGAATCCACAGCAACATACGCAGCTGGCGGCAGTGGAAAACCAACTACATGAATTGCGCTGGCAGATTGCCATGCTGCGTCGTGAGGTGCAGCTGGCGCTACCGTTGCTGTTAACCATGCGGGTGGCGGGCAACATCACACTGACGACACAACCGCTGTGGCAAGTCAGCGTGGTGGGGGCCGGGACACAGATATGGTATGAGGGTCAGGCACCACAATCTATTGAGCAGTGGTTAGCGCAGGCGGATAGCCGCGTGCTCCAACAGCAGATCCTGTTCAACGCACTGGATTGTGGCTTCAGTCAGCGTGTGTTGGGCTTTTTTACCGCAGATCACCCGGATGTTGCACCGGTTGCCCCTCATGCCATGCTCTGTGCGTTGCAGGCCACGTTGACGCAGCAGCAGACCGATTCGCTGTGGCAACAAGGGCTATCCGGCTGCACCACTCTGCGGTCGGTCACTGGCTGGTCGGCAAACCATGGAGAGAGTGTCCAACCCGATTTCATTTTACCCTTGTTGCCGCGCGGGCGGACCGTTAGCCCGGTTCGTCGGGCAGTGCTGCCAGTGCTGACCTCGTTTCTCGTCCTGGTCTTTATCGCACTGAGTTACAGCGCATGGAATAACCAGGTGCTCATCCATCGCATCGCGTTTGACCTTGCGCACTATCACCGTATTGCCATGGTCGATGCAGGCCCGAAAGCTGCCGCCGTTGCGCTACTGCGCGAGGATGCCGCACAGCTAAACCAGTGGGCGCGCCAGGGCGAACCCTTCTCTCTGGGGATGGGGTTGTATCGTGGCGAACGTTTGCACCTGCCGGTGCTGGATGCCATCCGCAGCTGGCAGCCTCCTCCTTCACACCCGCTGGCTCCCCAACCACAAGCAACGATTGCGCAGCTCGACAGCCTGGCGTTGTTCGATTCCGGCAAAGCAGAGCTGAAGCCAGGCTCGACCAAAATGCTGATCAAGGCCCTGGTTGGCATTCGGGCAAAACCAGGCTGGCTGATTGTGATTAGCGGGCATACCGACAACACCGGTGACCCGGCATTTAATCAGCAGCTCTCGCTGCAACGTGCGGAAGCCGTGCGTAACTGGATGCGCGACACCGGGGCTATTGCTGAAAGCTGTTTTGCGGTGCAGGGGTACGGTGTGAGCCGCCCGCTTGTCACCAACGATACCCCGGAGGGGCGCGCAACCAACCGGCGTGTCGACATTCGTCTGGTGCCACAGGCTGATGCCTGTCTGGAGCCGGATGACACCCTGCTGTCATCACGGGATGGTGACAGTAATCAACACTTAACGGAGTAA
- the tssL gene encoding type VI secretion system protein TssL, short form, with protein MSNNQQGGFVDIDALMQNSWLQVISLRHQPQFKEGEGKALWQRCVADIKQVQQVLRDAGTGDESRQDILLAHCALLDEAVKGRGVQDDACMQWYHLPLQGHFLHSIDAGETLCDRMWQVLRQPTADALVLMCFHRVMLLGFLGGYPSLQAAERQELVSALNARVPPYKHTTEQFLLTGTEGSLQRRIVSHWPVRLGLSALLLLAVWWGLDRWLDQLIVVLLPEVTG; from the coding sequence ATGAGTAACAACCAACAGGGAGGTTTTGTGGATATCGATGCATTGATGCAGAACAGCTGGCTTCAGGTCATTAGCCTACGGCATCAGCCGCAGTTTAAAGAGGGAGAGGGTAAAGCGTTATGGCAGCGTTGCGTGGCCGATATTAAGCAGGTACAGCAGGTACTGCGCGATGCGGGCACCGGAGATGAAAGCCGTCAGGACATCCTGCTCGCACACTGTGCATTGCTTGATGAAGCCGTGAAGGGGCGAGGGGTGCAGGATGACGCCTGTATGCAGTGGTATCACCTGCCGCTTCAGGGGCATTTTCTGCATTCCATCGATGCCGGTGAAACCCTGTGCGACCGAATGTGGCAGGTACTTCGCCAGCCAACTGCGGATGCCTTGGTGTTGATGTGCTTTCATCGGGTGATGTTGCTGGGGTTCCTTGGTGGCTATCCATCGCTGCAGGCAGCGGAACGCCAGGAGCTGGTCAGCGCGCTTAATGCACGTGTGCCGCCGTACAAACATACCACCGAACAATTCCTGCTAACCGGAACGGAGGGCAGTTTGCAGCGGCGCATCGTAAGTCACTGGCCGGTGCGTCTGGGGTTGTCAGCATTACTGTTGTTGGCAGTGTGGTGGGGGCTGGATCGTTGGTTGGATCAACTGATAGTGGTACTGCTACCAGAGGTGACGGGATGA
- the tssK gene encoding type VI secretion system baseplate subunit TssK: protein MKTEQPLWGRGVMISPQHFQQQAAWAEWRSECLAKMGLNHPWGVLQAEFDPEPLRHDRLQPRHLHVRFSDGTLIDTQNADALPPTLTLSAEHREVEVVLALPQMYANGGNCLQPDQVAERPVRFRQRWRDIRNLFGDDSRQIAVLHPELTLRYAHQDNSEWLTCPVARLQRDTQGVWTLDQQFLPPILVLSGSNWLLTALEQLLTQLRSRLTRLMAMRRESNQRMADFAVADVSLFWLLNALNSAEPVLANCLRHPQSAPERLYPELARLAGSLLTFSLEHQINAIPIYRHDDLNNVFPPLFRLLSRLLEASLPSRVVAIEMSHDQRLRQWLARLNDPRLREEADFYLSVRSPLPVAQLQEQVPRQCKVGSPDDVMSLVNTSQLGIPLQPLSRVPAAIPLRLENQYFSLDLSHPAARTMLESGCCMFYVPGTLGDPQLELFAVLRT from the coding sequence ATGAAAACGGAACAACCGCTCTGGGGGCGGGGGGTGATGATCTCGCCCCAGCATTTTCAGCAGCAAGCGGCATGGGCGGAGTGGCGCAGTGAGTGTCTGGCAAAGATGGGGCTTAATCATCCCTGGGGGGTGCTACAGGCCGAGTTTGACCCCGAGCCACTGAGGCATGATCGGCTTCAGCCTCGTCATCTGCATGTTCGCTTCAGTGACGGGACGCTGATTGATACCCAGAATGCCGATGCACTCCCACCCACACTGACATTGAGCGCTGAGCACCGGGAAGTCGAGGTGGTTCTGGCGTTGCCACAGATGTATGCCAATGGTGGTAACTGCCTGCAACCTGACCAGGTGGCGGAACGTCCGGTGCGTTTTCGTCAGCGTTGGCGCGATATCCGTAACCTGTTTGGCGATGACTCACGGCAGATTGCCGTGCTGCATCCCGAATTGACGCTGCGCTATGCCCATCAGGACAACAGCGAGTGGTTAACCTGTCCGGTCGCGCGTCTGCAACGGGATACTCAGGGGGTCTGGACGTTGGACCAGCAGTTTCTGCCCCCGATACTGGTGTTGAGCGGAAGCAACTGGTTACTCACCGCGCTGGAACAACTGCTGACGCAATTGCGCTCCCGGCTGACGCGGTTGATGGCGATGCGTCGTGAAAGCAACCAGCGCATGGCCGATTTTGCCGTTGCAGATGTATCACTGTTCTGGTTGTTGAATGCGTTAAACAGCGCTGAACCGGTGTTGGCGAATTGCCTGCGCCATCCACAAAGCGCGCCTGAGCGGTTATACCCGGAGCTGGCAAGACTGGCCGGGAGTTTGTTGACCTTTTCCCTTGAGCATCAAATCAACGCCATACCGATCTATCGACATGATGATCTCAACAACGTATTCCCGCCATTGTTTCGTTTGCTCTCCCGGCTACTGGAAGCCAGCCTGCCCTCGCGTGTCGTGGCAATTGAGATGAGTCATGACCAAAGGTTGCGTCAGTGGCTGGCTCGCCTCAATGATCCACGTTTGCGTGAAGAGGCTGATTTTTATCTTTCGGTACGCTCACCATTACCGGTAGCGCAACTGCAGGAACAGGTGCCACGTCAGTGCAAAGTGGGTAGCCCGGATGATGTGATGAGCCTGGTGAATACCTCACAGTTGGGGATTCCACTCCAGCCATTGAGCCGCGTTCCCGCCGCCATTCCATTACGGCTGGAAAATCAATATTTCTCCCTCGATCTGTCTCACCCGGCGGCACGCACGATGCTGGAAAGTGGCTGCTGCATGTTTTATGTCCCCGGCACGTTGGGCGATCCGCAACTTGAACTCTTCGCGGTGCTAAGAACATGA
- the tssC gene encoding type VI secretion system contractile sheath large subunit yields MSAKNETATGGQATVLERPESARVYASLFEKINLNPVAHLSDVAVWQDSQAMSDASADERVTAAMQVLLECLKQSGLKVEKLDKTLLDHHIAQLDQQISRQLDLVMHHPIFQQVESTWRGLKSLVDKADFRQNVKIALLDLSKEALRQDFEDSPEIIQSGLYLQTYVSEYDTPGGEPIAAIISAWEFDASAQDVALLRNIAKVASSAHMPFIGSVGPAFFLKENMEEVAAIKDIGNYFDRAEYIKWQAFRESDDARYIGLTMPRVLGRLPYGPDTLPVRSFNYMEEVKGPDHDKYLWISASFAFATNMVRSFIHNGWCVQIRGPQAGGAVQDLPIHLYDLGTGNQVKIPSEVMIPETREFEFASLGFIPLSYYKNRDYACFFSANSTQKPLQFDTADATANSRINARLPYIFLLSRIAHYLKMIQRENIGTTKDRRLLEMELNAWVRSLVTEMTDPGDDLQASHPLRDARVVVEDIEDNPGFFRVKLFAVPHFQVEGMDVNLSLVSQMPKAKS; encoded by the coding sequence ATGTCTGCAAAGAATGAAACTGCTACTGGCGGTCAGGCGACTGTGCTTGAAAGACCTGAATCGGCCCGTGTTTACGCCTCCCTGTTTGAAAAAATTAACCTCAATCCGGTAGCGCATCTGAGTGATGTGGCGGTCTGGCAGGACAGTCAGGCCATGTCTGATGCCAGCGCTGATGAACGCGTTACGGCAGCGATGCAGGTGCTACTGGAGTGCCTGAAACAGAGCGGCTTAAAAGTGGAGAAACTCGACAAAACGCTGTTGGATCATCATATTGCACAGTTGGACCAACAAATTAGCCGTCAACTCGATTTGGTGATGCATCACCCTATTTTTCAGCAAGTTGAGTCCACCTGGCGTGGTCTGAAATCGCTGGTTGATAAGGCCGATTTTCGCCAAAACGTCAAAATTGCCTTGCTGGATCTCTCCAAAGAAGCCTTACGTCAGGATTTTGAAGATTCTCCGGAGATTATTCAGAGCGGCCTCTATCTCCAGACTTATGTCAGCGAGTATGACACCCCGGGCGGCGAACCCATTGCTGCCATCATCTCTGCCTGGGAGTTTGATGCTTCGGCACAGGATGTGGCCTTGTTGCGTAATATTGCGAAGGTCGCTTCATCGGCGCACATGCCGTTTATCGGGTCTGTCGGCCCGGCCTTCTTCCTGAAAGAGAACATGGAAGAGGTGGCTGCCATCAAGGATATTGGCAACTACTTCGACCGGGCCGAGTACATCAAGTGGCAAGCCTTCCGCGAAAGCGATGATGCGCGTTACATCGGCCTGACCATGCCCCGTGTGCTGGGACGCCTGCCGTATGGCCCGGATACCCTGCCGGTGCGGAGCTTCAACTACATGGAGGAGGTGAAAGGCCCGGATCACGACAAGTACCTGTGGATCAGTGCCTCTTTTGCCTTTGCCACCAATATGGTACGCAGTTTTATCCACAACGGCTGGTGCGTACAAATCCGTGGTCCCCAAGCTGGCGGTGCGGTGCAGGATCTGCCAATCCATCTCTATGATCTTGGCACCGGCAATCAGGTAAAAATTCCTTCTGAAGTGATGATCCCGGAAACCCGCGAATTCGAGTTTGCCAGTCTTGGCTTTATCCCGCTGAGTTACTACAAAAATCGCGATTATGCCTGCTTTTTCTCGGCGAATTCGACGCAAAAGCCCCTTCAGTTTGACACTGCTGATGCCACGGCTAACAGCCGTATCAACGCTCGTCTGCCTTATATATTTTTGCTATCGCGTATTGCGCACTACCTGAAGATGATTCAGCGCGAAAATATCGGCACCACCAAGGATCGGCGTTTGCTGGAGATGGAGTTGAACGCCTGGGTACGCAGCCTGGTCACCGAGATGACCGATCCCGGCGACGATCTTCAGGCCTCACATCCACTGCGGGATGCCAGGGTGGTGGTGGAGGACATTGAGGATAACCCCGGGTTTTTCCGCGTGAAGTTGTTCGCTGTGCCGCATTTCCAGGTGGAAGGTATGGATGTCAACCTGTCGCTGGTTTCACAGATGCCAAAAGCGAAATCGTAA
- the tssB gene encoding type VI secretion system contractile sheath small subunit has translation MSNSYQNEIPKARVNIKLDLHTGGSLKKVELPLKLLVTGDFSHGKETRLLSEREKTEVNKHNFNQVLAEYSPAINLNVPDTLAADGSEQWLNLTFREIKDFEPEQVARQIPQLKAMLAMRNLLRDLKSNLLDNVTFRKEFEAILKDPALSDALRTELTSLVPEKA, from the coding sequence ATGAGCAATTCTTATCAAAATGAGATTCCGAAAGCCCGTGTCAATATTAAGCTCGACCTGCATACGGGAGGAAGTCTGAAGAAGGTTGAGTTGCCGCTCAAGTTATTGGTTACGGGGGATTTTAGTCACGGTAAGGAGACTCGCCTGCTCTCGGAGCGAGAAAAAACCGAGGTTAACAAACACAATTTCAACCAAGTGCTGGCGGAATATTCGCCTGCTATCAATTTGAATGTCCCGGACACCCTGGCTGCTGACGGCAGTGAACAGTGGTTAAATCTGACCTTCCGGGAGATCAAGGATTTTGAACCGGAACAGGTTGCCCGCCAAATACCGCAACTGAAAGCGATGCTCGCCATGCGCAATTTATTGCGCGACCTTAAATCCAATCTGCTTGATAACGTGACCTTCCGCAAAGAGTTCGAAGCCATCCTGAAAGATCCCGCGCTGAGCGATGCCTTGCGCACTGAACTGACCTCCCTGGTGCCGGAAAAAGCCTGA
- a CDS encoding RHS repeat-associated core domain-containing protein, with translation MQSNSNIMHREQYRYCTLGTRVLKSSSQKSAYSVRQHLIRYLPGIEIRMRYSGTRQKERLTVITTDNVRIHYWLSDIPEGVENQHQRYSLQNRNQSCTLEIDGEAEIISREEYYPYGGTAIWLTRSQIEACYKTLHYSGKERDRTGLVYYGYRYYAPWLLRWLTPDPAGEIDGMNLFSLARNNPITFNDIDGRMREEGNKLYLNDDEGFAVWMAQEGIDKHRKNNKLTAKEYVAANEDYRTLDKKNLLDKNVIIEPPTINYTCRIPGCSESFHRKNMYATHLSDVHKILFYKCDWPGCDKEYKHQESLYAHRLQHTSVRFRCGHRDCNASFNSRTLLSQHLSQHNMSYEVHCPRSTCASRFKTKGDLNRHIKNAHAREASFRCHASGCGKYFKSKDILNIHITYCHTKLNFQCPMCGLYLPSEYALDNHINTHTKEFTYLCKYPDCGRYLASINSRGNHERKVHGGIYCDARINRIT, from the coding sequence ATGCAGTCAAACAGCAACATCATGCACCGTGAGCAGTATCGTTACTGCACCCTTGGAACACGCGTGCTAAAATCCTCATCACAGAAAAGTGCCTATTCAGTGCGACAGCATCTCATACGTTATTTGCCAGGCATTGAAATACGTATGCGTTATTCGGGAACCCGGCAGAAAGAAAGATTAACGGTGATAACTACCGATAATGTGCGAATACACTACTGGTTATCAGATATACCTGAAGGGGTGGAGAATCAACACCAACGCTACAGCCTGCAAAATCGGAATCAGAGTTGTACACTGGAAATTGATGGGGAAGCGGAAATCATCAGCCGCGAAGAATATTATCCCTACGGTGGCACGGCCATCTGGTTAACACGCAGCCAAATAGAAGCATGTTATAAGACCCTTCATTATTCAGGAAAAGAGCGGGACAGGACCGGCCTGGTTTATTATGGTTACCGCTATTATGCACCCTGGCTTTTACGCTGGTTGACTCCTGATCCGGCGGGGGAAATCGATGGGATGAATCTTTTCTCCCTCGCCAGAAATAACCCCATAACCTTTAATGACATTGATGGTAGAATGCGTGAAGAGGGTAATAAATTATATCTCAATGATGATGAGGGTTTTGCTGTATGGATGGCACAAGAAGGCATCGACAAACATCGAAAAAATAATAAATTAACGGCCAAAGAGTATGTAGCGGCTAATGAAGACTACAGAACACTGGACAAAAAAAACTTACTGGACAAAAACGTCATCATCGAACCACCTACGATTAATTATACCTGTCGTATCCCTGGTTGCAGTGAGAGTTTCCATCGTAAAAACATGTATGCGACACACCTGAGCGATGTCCATAAAATTCTGTTCTATAAATGCGATTGGCCAGGATGTGATAAAGAATATAAACATCAAGAGAGTCTTTATGCACATCGCTTGCAACATACGTCTGTCCGTTTTCGCTGTGGACATCGGGATTGCAATGCCAGTTTTAACAGTCGCACCTTACTCTCCCAGCATCTGTCGCAACATAATATGTCATATGAAGTACACTGCCCCAGATCGACCTGTGCCTCTCGTTTTAAGACGAAAGGAGATTTGAATCGACATATAAAAAACGCCCATGCCAGAGAAGCTTCTTTCCGTTGTCATGCGTCCGGGTGCGGGAAGTATTTTAAATCAAAAGATATCCTTAATATTCACATTACATATTGCCATACTAAACTTAATTTTCAATGTCCCATGTGTGGACTCTATCTGCCTTCAGAATACGCTCTGGATAATCACATCAATACACATACCAAAGAATTTACCTACCTGTGTAAATATCCAGATTGCGGGAGATATCTTGCATCAATCAACAGTCGGGGCAATCACGAAAGGAAAGTCCACGGCGGGATATATTGTGACGCCCGTATAAACAGAATCACATAA